The Pseudomonas hefeiensis genomic sequence CCTGCCGCTGGACTATCTGGCCCGGGCCCGGCGTTTCACGCGCGAGCACGGCCTGGCGTTGCACCTTGACGGCGCGCGGCTGTACAACGCCGCGGTCAAGTTGAATGTCGATGCCCGGGAGATCACCCAACATTTCGATTCGGTGTCGGTGTGCCTGTCCAAGGGCCTCGGCGCTCCCGTTGGCTCAGTCCTCTGCGGCAGCGCTGAACTGATCGGCAAGGCGCGCCGGCTGCGCAAGATGGTGGGCGGGGGCATGCGCCAGGCCGGAATCCTGGCAGCGGCGGGGTTGTATGCCCTGGATCATCAGGTCCAGCGCCTGGCCGATGACCATGCCAATGCCCAGCGGCTTGCCGAGGGCTTGCGTGGGGCGGGGTACGAGGTCGAGCCGGTACAGACCAACATGGTCTACGTGCAGATAGGCGAGCGGGCCGAGGCCATCAAGGCGTTTGCCGACGAGCGTGGCATCAAGCTCAGCGCCGCACCACGCCTGCGAATGGTGACCCACATGGATGTCAGCGGCGCGCAAATCGACGAAGTGATCCGCTCTTTCGTCGACTTTTCCCGTAACTGACCCGCCAAGCGGTCCAATTGACCGTTTCTATCGCATAAACACGCTGTACCCCACGCGAAGGGCCGATATAATGCGGCCCTTTGCCGTTGCTTCGTCTGTTGACGTTTTGCACAGGCCTTTGGCCGCAGCCTCCGTGGAAGAACCTAATGAAAAGCGCAGAAATCCGTGAAGCCTTCCTTCGCTTCTTCGAAGAGCAAGGCCACACCCGAGTAGCCTCCAGCTCTTTGATTCCGGGCAACGACCCGACCCTGCTGTTCACCAACGCGGGGATGAACCAGTTCAAGGACTGCTTCCTGGGCCAGGAAAAACGTGCCTACACCCGTGCGGTCAGCAGCCAGAAGTGCGTGCGCGCCGGCGGCAAGCACAACGACCTGGAAAACGTCGGCTATACCGCTCGTCACCACACCTTCTTCGAAATGCTGGGTAACTTCAGCTTCGGTGATTATTATTTCAAGCGCGACGCCATCACCTTCGCCTGGACCTTCCTGACCTCCGACAAGTGGCTGAACCTGCCCAAGGAGAAGCTCTGGGTAACGGTCTACGCCACCGATGACGAGGCTTATGACATCTGGACCAAAGAGGTCGGTGTCCCGGCTGAACGCATGGTGCGCATTGGCGACAACAAGGGCGCGCCATACGCTTCCGATAACTTCTGGACCATGGGTGACACCGGCCCGTGCGGCCCTTGCACCGAGATTTTCTACGATCACGGCGCCGACATCTGGGGCGGCCCACCCGGCTCGCCGGAAGAAGATGGCGACCGCTACATCGAAATCTGGAACAACGTCTTCATGCAGTTCAACCGCACCGCCGATGGCGTGTTGCATCCGTTGCCAGCGCCGTCGGTCGACACCGGTATGGGCCTGGAGCGGATCAGTGCGGTGTTGCAGCACGTTCACTCCAACTACGAAATCGACCTGTTCCAGAGCCTGCTGAGCGCTTCGGCCAAGGCCATCGGTTGCAGCAACGACAACCAGGCTTCGCTCAAAGTGGTGGCCGACCATATCCGTTCCTGCGGCTTCCTGATTGCCGATGGTGTGTTGCCGTCCAACGAAGGTCGTGGCTATGTGTTGCGTCGGATCATTCGTCGCGCCTGCCGTCACGGCAACAAGCTGGGCGCCAAGGGCAGTTTCTTCTATCAGATCGTCGCGGCCCTGGTGGCCGAAATGGGCGAGGCCTTCCCGGAACTCAAATCCCAGCAGGCCCACATCGAGCGCGTGCTCAAGGGCGAGGAAGAGCAGTTCGCCAAAACCCTGGAGCAGGGTTTGAAGATCCTCGAGCAGGATTTGGCCGAGCTCAAGGGCAACGTGGTACCGGGTGACGTGGTGTTCAAGTTGTACGACACCTACGGTTTCCCGATGGACCTGACGGGCGACATCGCCCGCGAACGCAACCTGACCCTCGACGAGGAAGGTTTCGAGCGCGAGATGGAAGCCCAACGAGTGCGCGCGCGCTCCGCCAGCTCCTTCGGCATGGACTACAACAGCCTGGTCAAGGTTGACGTGGCCACCGAATTCACCGGCTACGCCGCCACTACCGGCTCGGCCAAGATCGTGGCTATCTATAAGGACGGGCAGTCGGTCGACATCCTGAGCGAAGGCCAGGAAGGGGTGATCGTCCTGGACCAGACGCCGTTCTACGCCGAGTCCGGCGGGCAGATCGGTGATAGCGGTTACCTGCAGGCCGGCAACTCGCGTTTCGATGTGCGTGATACCACCAAGACTGGCGGTGCATTCCTGCACCACGGCGTATTGGCCTCGGGCAGCCTGATGATCGCCGCTTCGGTAGCCGCGCATGTCGATGCTGAGGTTCGTCACGCCACCTCACTGAACCACTCGGCTACGCACTTGCTGCACGCTGCGTTGCGCCAGGTACTGGGTGAGCATGTTCAGCAGAAGGGCTCTTTGGTCGACAGTCAGCGTTTGCGTTTTGACTTCAGCCATTTCGAGGCCATCAAGCCTGAGCAACTCAAGGCGCTGGAAGACATCGTCAACGCCGAGATCCGCAAGAACTCGCCGGTCGAGACCGAAGAAACCGACATCGAGACCGCCAAGCGCAAGGGCGCCATGGCACTGTTCGGCGAGAAGTACGGCGACAGCGTGCGTGTACTGAGCATGGGCGGCGACTTCTCCGTGGAGCTGTGCGGTGGCATCCACGCCAACCGGACCGGTGACATCGGCCTGCTGAAGATCATCAGCGAAGGTGGTGTGGCTTCCGGCGTGCGTCGCATCGAAGCGGTCACCGGCGCGGCGGCCCTGGCGTACCTCAACGCCGCCGAAGAACAACTCAAGGAAGCGGCGAGCCTGATCAAGGGCAGCCGTGACAACCTGATC encodes the following:
- the ltaE gene encoding low-specificity L-threonine aldolase translates to MRVIDLRSDTVTQPSAAMLDAMASAPTGDDVYGEDPTVNRLEAELAGRLGFAAALFVPTGTMSNLLGLMAHCERGDEYIVGQQAHTYKYEGGGAAVLGSIQPQPLEVQADGSLDLEQVAAAIKPDDFHFARTRLLALENTMQGKVLPLDYLARARRFTREHGLALHLDGARLYNAAVKLNVDAREITQHFDSVSVCLSKGLGAPVGSVLCGSAELIGKARRLRKMVGGGMRQAGILAAAGLYALDHQVQRLADDHANAQRLAEGLRGAGYEVEPVQTNMVYVQIGERAEAIKAFADERGIKLSAAPRLRMVTHMDVSGAQIDEVIRSFVDFSRN
- the alaS gene encoding alanine--tRNA ligase, whose amino-acid sequence is MKSAEIREAFLRFFEEQGHTRVASSSLIPGNDPTLLFTNAGMNQFKDCFLGQEKRAYTRAVSSQKCVRAGGKHNDLENVGYTARHHTFFEMLGNFSFGDYYFKRDAITFAWTFLTSDKWLNLPKEKLWVTVYATDDEAYDIWTKEVGVPAERMVRIGDNKGAPYASDNFWTMGDTGPCGPCTEIFYDHGADIWGGPPGSPEEDGDRYIEIWNNVFMQFNRTADGVLHPLPAPSVDTGMGLERISAVLQHVHSNYEIDLFQSLLSASAKAIGCSNDNQASLKVVADHIRSCGFLIADGVLPSNEGRGYVLRRIIRRACRHGNKLGAKGSFFYQIVAALVAEMGEAFPELKSQQAHIERVLKGEEEQFAKTLEQGLKILEQDLAELKGNVVPGDVVFKLYDTYGFPMDLTGDIARERNLTLDEEGFEREMEAQRVRARSASSFGMDYNSLVKVDVATEFTGYAATTGSAKIVAIYKDGQSVDILSEGQEGVIVLDQTPFYAESGGQIGDSGYLQAGNSRFDVRDTTKTGGAFLHHGVLASGSLMIAASVAAHVDAEVRHATSLNHSATHLLHAALRQVLGEHVQQKGSLVDSQRLRFDFSHFEAIKPEQLKALEDIVNAEIRKNSPVETEETDIETAKRKGAMALFGEKYGDSVRVLSMGGDFSVELCGGIHANRTGDIGLLKIISEGGVASGVRRIEAVTGAAALAYLNAAEEQLKEAASLIKGSRDNLIDKLSAVLERNRLLEKQLEQLQAKAASAAGDDLSAQAVDVKGVKVLAVRLDGQDGKALLALVDQLKNKLGRAVILLGSVHEEKVVLVAGVTKDLTGQLKAGDLMKQAAAAVGGKGGGRPDMAQGGGTDAGALDAALAQTVAFVEQGI